Proteins encoded within one genomic window of Geotalea daltonii FRC-32:
- a CDS encoding alpha/beta hydrolase: protein MDTNDQSEWEPAVNALLSDGYQILTYDYPEHIDDQSRTLEDAISFIAATGARKIILVGASRGGVASIKVAARNTNSDAIVGVVALSAPIEYEGTIFYNNHELSDIKIPKLLINSENDDGVNDTRKMFELFEGSKELLICPGNAHGTELFHQEESIIKKLRNFAKSVFAAYGS, encoded by the coding sequence ATGGACACCAACGATCAAAGCGAATGGGAGCCGGCGGTTAATGCCTTACTTTCTGATGGATATCAGATCCTGACATATGATTATCCTGAGCATATCGATGACCAATCGAGAACCCTTGAAGATGCTATTTCATTCATTGCTGCAACTGGTGCAAGAAAAATAATCCTCGTTGGTGCGAGTAGAGGTGGCGTCGCATCTATAAAGGTAGCCGCTCGTAACACTAATAGCGACGCCATAGTTGGAGTTGTTGCTCTTTCGGCTCCTATCGAATATGAAGGAACTATTTTTTATAACAATCACGAATTGAGCGACATTAAAATTCCAAAGCTATTGATAAATTCCGAAAATGATGATGGGGTAAATGATACTCGTAAGATGTTCGAGTTATTTGAAGGTTCAAAAGAACTGTTAATCTGTCCGGGGAACGCCCATGGGACTGAACTCTTTCATCAAGAAGAATCAATAATTAAAAAACTACGGAACTTTGCAAAGTCAGTTTTTGCAGCATATGGCTCTTGA
- a CDS encoding cysteine hydrolase family protein, translated as MKKALLVIDVQNEYFSGKLPVTHPAGSLEKIGKAMDAAAAKGLPVIVVQHTAVPDYPFFRKGSQEWMLHPEVANRPNTLLIEKNLPGSFTGTNLEAWLRERNIDTVVISGYMTQMCCDTTARQAFHRGFGVEFLADATGTLSLANNAGSVTAEELHRAILVTQGMLFSKVLTTAEWISSL; from the coding sequence ATGAAAAAAGCTTTACTGGTCATTGACGTACAGAACGAATACTTTTCCGGCAAGCTTCCGGTGACTCACCCGGCGGGGAGCCTTGAAAAAATCGGTAAGGCCATGGACGCCGCGGCGGCAAAGGGTTTGCCGGTCATTGTCGTGCAGCATACGGCAGTGCCCGATTATCCTTTCTTTCGCAAAGGGAGCCAGGAATGGATGCTGCACCCGGAGGTGGCGAACCGCCCTAACACTCTTCTGATCGAGAAGAATCTGCCGGGAAGCTTTACGGGCACGAACCTGGAAGCGTGGCTCAGGGAGAGGAATATCGATACGGTGGTAATCAGCGGCTACATGACCCAGATGTGCTGCGACACCACCGCGCGGCAGGCGTTTCATCGGGGCTTCGGCGTGGAGTTTCTCGCCGACGCCACCGGCACCCTCTCCCTGGCTAACAATGCCGGGTCGGTGACCGCTGAGGAGTTGCACCGGGCCATCCTGGTGACGCAGGGGATGCTCTTCAGCAAGGTATTGACGACTGCCGAGTGGATAAGCAGTCTTTAG
- a CDS encoding type II toxin-antitoxin system RelE family toxin, translating to MAGYSIFFKDSVRKDFESIPKNDLQRTMERIAALAENPRPMGCEKLSGQEKYRVRQGNYRIVYSIQDSQLTVWVVRVGHRREVYRP from the coding sequence ATGGCCGGCTATAGCATTTTCTTCAAGGATTCAGTCAGGAAAGATTTTGAGTCCATTCCGAAGAATGACCTGCAGCGGACTATGGAACGGATTGCCGCCCTCGCTGAGAATCCACGGCCGATGGGGTGTGAAAAACTTTCGGGGCAGGAGAAATACCGGGTCCGCCAAGGCAACTACCGGATCGTTTATTCGATTCAGGATAGCCAGCTGACGGTCTGGGTGGTCAGGGTCGGCCACCGCCGAGAAGTCTACCGTCCCTGA
- a CDS encoding HAF repeat-containing protein, translated as MQLPDRSPQPFQVVLRGPAFDTISYEYLILLPCRLLLLGEVQQHLVQGKMTDLGPIDKDERTAVDIFINNRGQVAGSDLDSSALFHGFFWQDGVMTDLGTLFGGQTRVFDINDKGQVVGFSSATLGPTKAFIWQKGVMTDLGSLGGNSFAKAINNHKQAVGYSQTSPGSAETHAVLWKIK; from the coding sequence GTGCAGCTGCCGGACCGCTCTCCCCAGCCCTTCCAGGTAGTTCTAAGGGGACCCGCGTTCGACACCATCAGCTATGAATACCTCATACTTCTGCCTTGCCGACTTCTGCTTCTTGGAGAAGTGCAGCAACACCTCGTCCAGGGCAAGATGACCGATTTGGGCCCGATTGATAAAGATGAAAGGACCGCCGTGGATATCTTTATCAATAACAGGGGGCAGGTGGCGGGCTCGGATCTAGATTCCTCGGCACTTTTTCACGGTTTCTTCTGGCAGGATGGTGTCATGACTGACCTGGGTACGCTTTTCGGAGGTCAAACCAGAGTATTCGATATCAATGATAAGGGACAGGTGGTGGGTTTCAGTTCTGCGACTTTAGGCCCGACAAAGGCCTTCATATGGCAGAAAGGCGTGATGACCGATCTGGGTTCGCTGGGTGGGAACAGCTTTGCCAAGGCCATCAACAATCATAAGCAGGCGGTGGGTTATAGCCAGACCAGCCCGGGATCGGCAGAGACGCATGCCGTTCTCTGGAAAATCAAATAA
- a CDS encoding Fic family protein gives MRKSDLSPERRGLLVPVREYSGSFALVPPPTPRARDLVGLPGLEDKLVRAREALDSLQRLSAVLPNPDLVTRTADRREAVRSSQIEGTQSGINDLLAFEATGSDEGLPPDVQVTKNYVYALEHGLEQVRESGVSAFSCGLIKQIHARLMEKVASFQGIPGEFRDRQNWIGGGLRIDQAKFVPPPAEYIDPCMEDLLQVLHYTPEEEDFFEFSIIMRMAVVHAQFETIHPFIDGNGRVGRILLPLMLAAEGLPPVYLAGYLKENQREYYEALAGVQLRGRWAEWIRFFSAGVEAAVQEAIDTSVGLDAIVKKWEAIVADMGLRRQSVLHRFPRLMAGTPVLTANQVKDALNISFPSASAALAKLEEVDILVQRQPHRRNRCFYAKEVIELLDRAPKVRR, from the coding sequence ATGCGCAAGAGCGATTTAAGTCCGGAGCGGCGAGGGTTACTTGTTCCTGTCAGGGAGTATTCCGGCAGCTTTGCCCTGGTTCCCCCTCCCACCCCTCGTGCCCGTGATCTGGTCGGGTTACCGGGATTGGAGGATAAACTGGTCAGGGCTCGCGAGGCTCTTGACAGCTTGCAACGGTTATCGGCGGTGCTGCCGAATCCGGATCTGGTCACCAGGACTGCCGATCGCCGGGAGGCGGTCAGAAGCAGTCAGATTGAGGGAACCCAGTCGGGGATCAATGACCTCCTTGCATTCGAGGCGACCGGTAGCGACGAGGGCTTACCACCAGATGTTCAAGTGACAAAAAACTATGTGTATGCACTTGAGCATGGCCTGGAGCAGGTACGGGAGAGCGGGGTTTCGGCGTTCAGTTGCGGGCTCATCAAGCAGATTCATGCCCGGCTCATGGAGAAGGTTGCGTCCTTTCAAGGAATTCCCGGAGAATTCAGGGACAGGCAAAACTGGATTGGTGGAGGGTTGAGGATCGATCAGGCAAAGTTTGTTCCCCCCCCTGCCGAATACATAGACCCCTGTATGGAGGACCTTCTCCAGGTGCTGCATTACACGCCGGAGGAAGAAGATTTTTTTGAATTTTCCATCATAATGAGGATGGCCGTTGTTCATGCCCAGTTTGAAACTATCCATCCCTTCATCGACGGCAATGGAAGGGTCGGGAGGATACTCCTCCCACTGATGCTGGCCGCCGAGGGCCTGCCCCCTGTGTACCTTGCAGGTTACCTGAAGGAGAACCAGCGCGAGTACTATGAAGCACTGGCAGGGGTGCAACTGCGCGGAAGATGGGCAGAGTGGATTCGTTTTTTTTCAGCAGGTGTGGAGGCCGCTGTTCAAGAGGCGATAGATACCTCTGTCGGATTGGATGCAATCGTAAAGAAATGGGAAGCCATAGTGGCAGATATGGGACTTCGGCGTCAGTCGGTGTTGCATAGATTTCCGAGGCTCATGGCAGGCACCCCTGTACTGACCGCAAACCAGGTCAAAGACGCTCTCAATATTTCATTCCCGTCGGCAAGTGCTGCTCTGGCGAAATTGGAAGAAGTCGACATCTTGGTTCAACGGCAACCTCATCGGCGCAACAGGTGCTTCTATGCGAAGGAAGTCATCGAGCTTCTTGACCGGGCGCCCAAGGTGCGGCGATAG